The following coding sequences lie in one Arachis stenosperma cultivar V10309 chromosome 5, arast.V10309.gnm1.PFL2, whole genome shotgun sequence genomic window:
- the LOC130980600 gene encoding L-tryptophan--pyruvate aminotransferase 1-like — protein sequence MVVLKAASPPVPSVNKINNGTIKPLITPSPSSFINLDQGDPEVFRSYWRKKSEECTVVINGEDLMSYLSDTSNVCWFMLPELREAIQRLHRVVGNASAGMDKHIVVGTGSTQLFQAALFALSPSDSPIPINVVAASPYYSEYKDEVEILRSGLYRWGGDAREYDKNEEYIEVVTAPNNPCGSIRRAVANCEGEGKVIHDLAYYWPQYTPVTQQYDHDLMLFTFSKCTGHAGSRIGWAIVKNIEVARKMTRFIQMSSIGVSKESQTRVAKIIGVICDSYEKIGSSLDSDELFFEYSKRKMRERWEKLRAVVDKSNLLSLAKYPKTYCTFTNHTSESYPAFAWMKCKGGIEDCESFLRNLKVFVRGGKRFGVDQKYARVSLLSRDDMFNEFLTRISNITSDKKYNLN from the exons ATGGTGGTCCTGAAGGCTGCTTCTCCTCCTGTTCCTTCTGTCAACAAAATTAATAATGGCACCATCAAGCCTCTTATCACCCCGTCTCCGAGTTCCTTCATCAATCTTGATCA AGGTGATCCAGAGGTGTTTAGATCATACTGGAGGAAGAAGAGTGAAGAGTGTACGGTGGTGATAAACGGCGAGGATTTGATGAGCTACCTGAGCGACACGAGCAACGTGTGCTGGTTCATGCTGCCGGAGCTGAGGGAAGCCATCCAGCGGCTCCACCGCGTGGTGGGGAACGCCTCCGCCGGTATGGACAAGCACATCGTGGTGGGCACTGGCTCCACTCAGCTCTTCCAGGCTGCCTTGTTTGCTCTCTCTCCTTCGGATTCTCCCATTCCCATCAATGTCGTTGCTGCTTCTCCTTATTACtcg GAATATAAAGATGAGGTTGAGATTTTGCGTTCGGGGTTGTATCGGTGGGGAGGAGATGCAAGGGAGTATGATAAGAATGAGGAATATATAGAGGTGGTAACTGCCCCTAACAACCCTTGTGGAAGCATAAGGAGAGCAGTGGCAAACTGTGAAGGAGAAGGGAAAGTGATTCATGACTTAGCGTATTATTGGCCACAATACACTCCCGTTACTCAACAGTATGACCATGATCTTATGTTGTTCACATTCTCCAAATGCACTGGCCATGCTGGTTCCCGCATTGG ATGGGCAATTGTGAAGAACATTGAAGTTGCAAGGAAGATGACGAGGTTCATTCAGATGAGCTCAATTGGTGTATCAAAAGAATCTCAAACCCGAGTTGCTAAGATCATAGGAGTGATATGTGACAGTTACGAAAAAATAGGGTCGTCCTTAGATTCTGATGAGCTCTTCTTTGAATATTCCAAGCGCAAAATGAGGGAAAGGTGGGAGAAACTAAGGGCAGTTGTTGACAAAAGTAATCTCTTGTCGTTGGCCAAGTACCCTAAGACCTACTGCACCTTCACTAACCACACATCTGAATCTTACCCTG CATTTGCTTGGATGAAGTGCAAGGGTGGCATAGAAGATTGTGAGAGTTTTCTGAGGAATTTGAAGGTGTTTGTAAGAGGAGGGAAGCGATTTGGTGTTGATCAAAAGTATGCAAGGGTTAGCTTGCTCAGCAGGGATGACATGTTTAATGAGTTCTTAACCAGGATCTCAAATATTACCAGTGATAAAAAATACAACTTAAATTGA
- the LOC130980601 gene encoding zinc finger BED domain-containing protein RICESLEEPER 2-like, which yields MLVTPSGKYDHARQREATAHWLMMHEYSFSIVEEFGFSLMMKCNNTAYEKIGRKMLKSNCLKVYEAEKKKLKESLKYVSKISLTTDLWKSQNQKIEYMIITGHYVDTNWILQKRVLSFVHVPPPRRRVDIADAIFKCLIEWGIESKIYSIPVDNASYNDSCLRTLKDMISRHRKLLCGGKLFHVRCCAHILNLLVQDGLGEIAGTIENIRESVKFINQSEARLRTFSEIVQQLQLPGRKLILDCPTRWNSTYQMISTALHFKEVFTRFQDREPNYRYLPDHEEWDKVEKIAEVLQVINCATNIISGSKYPTANLYLAEVFRIKLILDEAVNSGPFFIKEMAAKMKLKFDKYWSECNLLMAVASVLDPRCKLTGLKMCFQQIYRQEATRNMTLVHQILTEMYQEYVILTNEQEGSTSLSASGESSINSTMKSSNSSQTGWSIMINFVKDEEVVPTLKSELETYLDEPKYFQIEHDVTSFSALEWWKVNRGKYRILSRMVADVLAIPISTVASESTFSAGGRVIDTFRSLLSPTTVETLIVEEIGFEFFMA from the coding sequence ATGTTAGTAACTCCTAGTGGAAAGTATGATCATGCAAGACAAAGAGAAGCAACTGCACATTGGTTAATGATGCACGAGTATTCATTCAGCATTGTTGAAGAATTTGGTTTTTCATTGATGATGAAGTGCAATAATACAGCTTATGAGAAGATTGGTAGAAAAATGCTGAAAAGTAATTGTCTCAAAGTATATGAAGCTGAAAAGAAGAAGTTAAAGGAAAGTTTAAAATATGTGAGTAAAATCAGTTTAACTACTGATTTGTGGAAATCACAGAACCAGAAAATTGAGTATATGATTATCACAGGTCATTACGTTGATACAAATTGGATACTGCAAAAACGAGTTCTTAGTTTTGTTCATGTTCCTCCACCTCGACGTAGAGTTGATATTGCAGATGCCATTTTCAAATGTCTTATTGAATGGGGTATCGAATCAAAGATTTATTCTATACCTGTAGATAATGCATCCTATAATGACTCATGCTTAAGGACATTGAAGGACATGATTTCAAGGCATAGAAAATTGCTTTGCGGAGGAAAGTTGTTTCATGTGCGATGTTGTGCACATATCTTAAATTTACTTGTTCAAGATGGATTGGGGGAAATAGCAGGAACAATTGAAAATATACGTGAGAGTGTGAAGTTTATCAATCAGTCTGAGGCAAGGTTGCGTACATTCTCCGAGATTGTTCAACAATTGCAACTTCCTGGgagaaaattgattcttgactGTCCTACACGATGGAATTCAACTTATCAAATGATATCTACAGCATTGCACTTTAAGGAAGTCTTCACTCGATTCCAAGATCGTGAGCCAAATTATAGATATCTTCCTGACCACGAAGAATGGGATAAAGTTGAAAAAATAGCTGAAGTTCTACAAGTGATCAATTGTGCAACCAATATCATATCTGGAAGTAAATATCCTACTGCCAACCTTTATCTTGCTGAGGTATTTCGcattaaattaattttggatgAAGCTGTTAATAGTGGACCTTTTTTCATCAAGGAAATGGCTGCCAAAATGAAACTGAAGTTTGATAAATATTGGAGTGAATGTAACCTTCTCATGGCTGTTGCTTCTGTTTTAGATCCCAGATGCAAATTGACAGGTCTTAAAATGTGCTTTCAGCAGATATATAGGCAAGAAGCTACAAGAAATATGACATTGGTGCATCAAATCTTGACAGAAATGTATCAAGAGTATGTCATTCTAACCAACGAGCAAGAAGGATCAACTTCATTGAGTGCAAGTGGCGAAAGTAGTATCAACTCTACAATGAAAAGTTCAAACTCCTCACAAACTGGGTGGTCaataatgataaattttgtAAAGGATGAAGAAGTAGTTCCAACTTTAAAATCTGAGTTAGAGACTTACTTGGATGaaccaaaatattttcaaatagaACATGATGTAACTAGCTTCAGTGCTTTAGAATGGTGGAAGGTCAATCGTGGAAAATATAGGATATTATCTAGAATGGTAGCTGATGTTCTTGCTATTCCAATCTCAACTGTGGCTTCAGAGTCAACTTTTAGTGCTGGTGGAAGGGTAATTGATACATTTCGATCCTTACTAAGTCCGACTACAGTTGAAACTTTAATTGTGGAGGAGATTGGCTTCGAATTTTTTATGGCCTAA